The Chitinimonas arctica region GCAGAAAAAGAATATCGGCACGAAGTGCTTCGGCTGGGTCGCCAGTATCGGTTTGCTGTTGGCCAGCCAGTTCGCTTTTGCCAGCCACAACCTCGCCCAAACAGCAACGGTTTTCCTAAAATCCGAACCCGGCAATTGGGTCGGCGACACCTTGGGCGGTGTTGCCACGACCTTTACGCATGGCATGGATGGCTTATTTTACGGCAACACCAATTTCAATGGTGGTGTCAGCATCTATTTCGATGGAGGTTCGGGTTGGAATTGGTTTTTATTCGATTTCGCAGCGCCCAAGTACGACCCCATCACCAATACGGTCGACAACCACCCGTTGAAAGCCGGGGTTTTGTATAACAACGTCCAGCGCTATCCCTTCAATTTGGATACCCGGCCCGGCATGGATATCAGCAATCGCCATGGTAACAGTCGGCTGTCCGGCTGGTTCAAGGTGCTGGATGTCGCTTATGGCAACAATGGCGACATCACCAGATTCGCTGCCGACTTCACGCAGTTTGGTGAAAGCGACAACAGCACCGGCCCAGCCCTACATGGTTCGCTGCGTTTCAATTCCAATATCGCCATCAACCCTGTTCCGGAACCGGAAACTTATATGATGTTCGGTCTGGGTCTGGCCACACTGGCACTGGTGCGCCGCAAGCGCGCAAAGTTTCATTAAGCGACCAACGCCGATTCGCATCGAGTCGGCCTCACGCCTACGCACGCTAAATAGATTAAAAGCGGCGAATTTCAAAATCAGGGAGTATCTACAGCATGCAGAAAAAGAGTATCGGCACAAAGTGCTTCGGCTGGGTTGCCAGCATCGGTTTACTGCTGACCAGCCAGTTCGCCCTTGCCGGCAACAACATCGCCCAGACGGCAACGGTTTACATGAAATCCGAACCCGGCAACTATGTCGGCGGCAGCTTGGGCGGCGTGGCAAAGACCTTCACCCATGGCGTGGATGGGGTATTTTTTGGCAACACCAATTACCACGGCGGTGTCAGCATCTCCTACGATGGCGGTCCCGATTGGTTCTCCTTCGACTTCGCCGCACCGAAATACGACCCCATCACCAATACGGTCGGCAGCCAACCCCTGAAAGTCGGCGTCTATAACTACGCCCAGCGTTTCCCCTTCAATTCGCCGACCCGCCCCGGCATGGATATCAGCGGCAGTGGCCGTGGCAACAACACCTTGTCCGGCTGGTTCAAGGTGCTGGACGTCGCTTATGGCAGCAATGGCGATATCCTGAAATTCGCCGCCGACTTCAAGCAGTTTGGTGAAAGCAGCAACAGCACCGGTCCTGCCCTATATGGCTCGCTGCGTTTCAATTCCAATATCGCCATCAACCCTGTTCCGGAACCCGAAACTTATATGATGTTCGGTCTGGGTCTGGCTACGCTGGCACTAGTACGTCGTAAGCGCGCAAAGGCGCAATAAACGGCCAATACCGACTCGAATCGAGCCGGCCTGCCTAAAAAGCACAATGCCCCTCCTGAGGGGCATTGTGCTTTTTTCGCGAGCCGATCCGCGAGCTCGCCCCAGCTATCGTCAGTCTTGCGCCGGCGCAGGCTCGCCAGGCGCTTCCACGATCACCGGCTTGACGGGCTTATCGTCGCTACTCATGGCATCCACCGCCCAGCCCCCGGCCTTGACCGCGCCCTTGCCGGCCACCACCGCCACATCGGCCGTCACCGAAACCGCCGTGGCCGCCACACTGACGGCGGCGCCTGCCACTGAAATCACGGCGCAACCATTCAGGCCCGCCACACCAAGCAACAAGGCCAGATATCCGCGTAAATTCATGTCGTCTTCCAGTTCGATCAGGGTGAAATCCTGCCTATTCGGCACTACAGGCACAATACCAGTTTGCCGAGATTGCGATTCTCTTCCATATAGCGATGAGCCTGCGCCACTTCCGCCATGGGGTAGACCTTATCCAGCGTCACTTTCGCCCGCCCGGCAGCGATGGCCGGCAATACGACGTCCCGCAGGGCGGCAGTCAAGCCAGCCTTGACCGGCAAGGGCTGCGGCCGCAAGGTCGAGCCCTGCACACTCAGGCGCTTGAGCAAGAGGCGTCCCAGGTCGAGTTCGGCGCGGGCGCCCCCCATCAGACCGATCACCACCAGCCGGCCATCCGGCTTCAGACTGAGCAGATTACCTTCCAGATAGTCGCCGCCTATACAGTCCAGCACCAAGTCCACGCCGCCATGGGCCTTGGCGACCACGGAAAAATCTTCGTGGTGGTAATCGATGGCGGCGACCGCGCCTAGCGCGCGGCAAAAATCCGCCTTGTGCGCGCTGCCTACCGTGGTCAGCGCTTCCGCGCCCAGCAGGCCGGCCAGTTGGATGGCCGCCGCACCGACTCCGCTTGAGCCGGCATGGATCAGCGCGGTCTCGCCGCTCGCCAGGCATCCCAGCTGGACCAGGTTCAGCCAGGCTGTCATCCAGGCTTCCGGCAGGCTGGCGGCCTGCTCCACGCCAAGCCAGTCCGGCCGCTTGACGGCACAAGCTGCCTCCAGCACGGCGTACTCGGCATAGCCGCCGCCGGCTACCAGTCCAAAGACCGCTTCGCCCACCTCGAAACCGTCGGCGCCCTCGCCCACGGCCGCCACTTCGCCCGCCACCTCCAAGCCCAGCAAGGGCGAAGCACCGGGCGGCGCCGGATAACGGCCCTCACGCTGGACGATATCGGCGCGGTTCACCCCGGCGGCGGCTATTTTCACCAGCAGCTGGCCGGCACCGGGCGTCGGCCGTTCGATTTCGGTCCATTGCAGCGTATCCACGCTGCCAGGCCGGGTTTGCACAATGGCGCGCATGCTTGTCCTCATTAGGTTAGGGCCACGCTGGATGCGGCATCCTTCACCTTGCCCGCCTCGTGCGGCAGGGCCAGATAGTCCATCGACTGCATTTCGGTCAGCCGGCTGGCAGTGCGGAAGAACTCGTTGGCGAAGCTTCCCTCGGTATAGATCTGCTCGGCATCGGTGCTGGCCGAGATGATCAGCTTGACGCGGTAGTCATAGAACACATCTACCAGCCAGGTCAGCCGGCGCGCCGCCGAGGCCTCCTTGGCCGTCAGCCTGGGCACGTCGGACAGGATGATGCTGTGGTACTGGCGGGCCAGCCAGAGGTAGTCGGTTTGCGAGCGGGGACCTTCGCACAACTCGGCGAAGCTGAACCAGACCACGCCCGGTGCGTGCCGCTTCGCTTCCAGGCGCCGCGACTCGATCAGCATGCCGGTCGGCAGATCGCCGCCGCTGGCCAGTTTGGAAAAGATCTCGTCCAGCTCGCCATCCGTGGCCGGCGTGATGGGCGTCAGGAAAATGCGGGCCTGGGCCAAGGTACGCATGCGGTAGTCATTGCCGCCATCGACATTGACGACATCGACATGCTCTTTGAGCAACTTGATGGTGGGCAGGAAGTTGCTCCGCTGCAGGCCATCCGGGTAGAGATCGTCCGGCGCATAGTTGCTGGTGGCGACCAGCACGATGCCGAGTTCGAACAGATGCGTGAACAGCCGTCCCAAGATCATCGCATCGGCGATATCGGAGACATGGAATTCGTCGAAACACAACACCCGGGTGTCGCGCGCGATATTGGCCGCCACGGTGGCCAGCGGATCAACCTCGTTCTTGAGCGCCCGCAGTCCTTCATGCACTTCCTGCATAAAGTTGTGGAAATGGATGCGGCGCTTGCGCTTGAACGGCAGTCCTGCAAAAAAGCCATCCATCAGGAAGCTCTTGCCCCGCCCTACCCCGCCCCAGAAATACAAGCCGCGCGGCACGGCCGGCGTGGGTAGCAAGGTGCGGCCAAACAACCTATCACGTTTGCGCTTGAACTCGGTCAAGGCTTCGTATAGGCCTTGCAAGTGGGCAATCGCCTGCGTCTGCGCGGTATCCCGCTGAAAACCCACCTGTTTCGCGGCTTCTTCGTACCATTGCGAAGGAGCGGTGCCGGGCTGGATATGGGCGGTATAGACGTGTTGTGACATGGGAGCTTCGTTGGACGGTGTAGCGAATTATAACTGTCATTAAGCGAAGCAAGACCTGTAGCAATCACTCGTATATATTGGCACCGACCGCGTCCATGCAGTGCACTAAAACCTAATAAAGCGGTCTCATTCCTAGCATGCAAAAACTCAGGAGCAAGCCACTATGGCCAGAATCGCACTCGTCACCGGCGGCATGGGCGGCATCGGAACCGCCATCTGCCAAAAACTCGCCGATGCGGGGTACACCGTCGTCACGACTTACAGCCGTCCCGGCAAGGAAATCCAATGGCTGGCGGACCAAAAGGAGAAGGGCTATCTCTTCCACGCCTATCAATGCGATGTCGCGGACTATGATGCCTGCCAGGCCCTGGCTGTCCGGATCACGGCCGAGGTTGGCCAGGTGGACATCCTGGTGAACAACGCCGGCATCACCAAGGACACCACCTTCCGCAAGATGAGCAAGGTGGACTGGGATGTCGTGATGCGTACCGATCTGGACTCGCTGTTCAATGTCACCAAGCCCTTTATCGATGGCATGACGGATCGGAACTTCGGGCGCGTGATCAATATTTCTTCGATCAATGGCCAGAAGGGCCAGTTCGGCCAGACCAACTATTCGGCCGCCAAGGCCGGCATGCACGGCTTCACCAAATCGCTGGCACAGGAAGTCGCCAAGAAGGGCGTGACGGTCAATACCGTCAGTCCCGGCT contains the following coding sequences:
- a CDS encoding PEP-CTERM sorting domain-containing protein translates to MQKKNIGTKCFGWVASIGLLLASQFAFASHNLAQTATVFLKSEPGNWVGDTLGGVATTFTHGMDGLFYGNTNFNGGVSIYFDGGSGWNWFLFDFAAPKYDPITNTVDNHPLKAGVLYNNVQRYPFNLDTRPGMDISNRHGNSRLSGWFKVLDVAYGNNGDITRFAADFTQFGESDNSTGPALHGSLRFNSNIAINPVPEPETYMMFGLGLATLALVRRKRAKFH
- a CDS encoding PEP-CTERM sorting domain-containing protein, giving the protein MQKKSIGTKCFGWVASIGLLLTSQFALAGNNIAQTATVYMKSEPGNYVGGSLGGVAKTFTHGVDGVFFGNTNYHGGVSISYDGGPDWFSFDFAAPKYDPITNTVGSQPLKVGVYNYAQRFPFNSPTRPGMDISGSGRGNNTLSGWFKVLDVAYGSNGDILKFAADFKQFGESSNSTGPALYGSLRFNSNIAINPVPEPETYMMFGLGLATLALVRRKRAKAQ
- a CDS encoding NAD(P)H-quinone oxidoreductase; protein product: MRAIVQTRPGSVDTLQWTEIERPTPGAGQLLVKIAAAGVNRADIVQREGRYPAPPGASPLLGLEVAGEVAAVGEGADGFEVGEAVFGLVAGGGYAEYAVLEAACAVKRPDWLGVEQAASLPEAWMTAWLNLVQLGCLASGETALIHAGSSGVGAAAIQLAGLLGAEALTTVGSAHKADFCRALGAVAAIDYHHEDFSVVAKAHGGVDLVLDCIGGDYLEGNLLSLKPDGRLVVIGLMGGARAELDLGRLLLKRLSVQGSTLRPQPLPVKAGLTAALRDVVLPAIAAGRAKVTLDKVYPMAEVAQAHRYMEENRNLGKLVLCL
- the zapE gene encoding cell division protein ZapE — protein: MSQHVYTAHIQPGTAPSQWYEEAAKQVGFQRDTAQTQAIAHLQGLYEALTEFKRKRDRLFGRTLLPTPAVPRGLYFWGGVGRGKSFLMDGFFAGLPFKRKRRIHFHNFMQEVHEGLRALKNEVDPLATVAANIARDTRVLCFDEFHVSDIADAMILGRLFTHLFELGIVLVATSNYAPDDLYPDGLQRSNFLPTIKLLKEHVDVVNVDGGNDYRMRTLAQARIFLTPITPATDGELDEIFSKLASGGDLPTGMLIESRRLEAKRHAPGVVWFSFAELCEGPRSQTDYLWLARQYHSIILSDVPRLTAKEASAARRLTWLVDVFYDYRVKLIISASTDAEQIYTEGSFANEFFRTASRLTEMQSMDYLALPHEAGKVKDAASSVALT
- the phbB gene encoding acetoacetyl-CoA reductase — its product is MARIALVTGGMGGIGTAICQKLADAGYTVVTTYSRPGKEIQWLADQKEKGYLFHAYQCDVADYDACQALAVRITAEVGQVDILVNNAGITKDTTFRKMSKVDWDVVMRTDLDSLFNVTKPFIDGMTDRNFGRVINISSINGQKGQFGQTNYSAAKAGMHGFTKSLAQEVAKKGVTVNTVSPGYIATEMVMAVKEEIRQAIIAGIPVNRLGLPEEVAELVTYLAGERAGFITGSNIAINGGQHMF